The Microbacterium schleiferi genome contains the following window.
TAGGAACCCGCTTCGCGGCGGTAGCAGGTCGACCAGCCGGCGTAACGCTTCGGGCCCTTGGCGAAATCGATGATCTCGTCCATGTGGTAACCGGCGAGCGGAACCTCGCTCGTACCGACGAGGTAGAGATCATCGTCGTCGAGGTGGTAGATCTCGTCGGCGTGCTCCCCCAGGAAGCCGGTGCCGCGCATCACCTCGGGGCGCACGAGCGTCGGGGGGATGACGGGAGTGAAGCCGGCCTGCAGGGCGCGGTCGAGAGCGAGGTTCATGATCGCGATCTCGAGGCGCGCACCGATGCCGGTGAGGAAGTAGAAGCGGCTGCCCGACACCTTCGTGCCGCGCTCCATGTCGATCGCACCGAGGATCTCGCCGATCTCGAGGTGATCGCGGGGTGTGAAGTCGAACGTGGGCACCTCACCATGCGTGCGGAGCGTAACGAAGTTCGCCTCGCCGCCGGCCGGTACCCCGTCGATGACGATGTTCTCGATGCGTGAGAGGGCTGCGTCGGCAGCCTCTTCGGCGACGGTGACTCGCTGCTGGGCCTGCTTGACCCGCTCGCTCAGCTCCTTGGCCTCGGCGACGAGGGCGGCCTTCTCATCCTTCGGCGCCTGCGCAACCCTCTTGCCGTGGGCGTTTTGCGCGGCCCGGAGTTCCTCGAAAGCCGTGATCGCGGCGCGGCGCTCTCGGTCGGCGTCGAGGGCGGCATCCACGGTCTCAGACGAGTGCCCGCGAGCTTCCTGCGAGCGCTTGACCAGCTCAGGGTTTTCACGAAGCAGCACAGGATCGATCACCCGATAAGTCTGTCACAGCGCCCTGATCGGGCTCCGCGGGTCCGACCGTGCGCCAACCTCGGCGTCTGCTCGCGTCCTGCGGCGGTTTCCACGTCCCGTGTCGTGGCCCGAACGCAGGACGAGAACGGCATCCGGCCCCCGCGCAGGGCCCTGGTAGCCAGTTGATCCTGCGTTCGGTCCGGGGCTTCGGTCCGGGGCACCGGGCTCCCCCAGTCCGGAGCGTTATCGTGTGTGCATGACGCACGCTTCCGCATCCGATGAGGAAGCCGCGTCGACCAACGACCCTGGCACCGATTCGCCGGTCGATTCTGCTGGCCACGAGGCACAGCCGGGGGACACCAAGCGCGCGGCGCTGGTCTACAACCCCATCAAGGTCGATCAGGATGCCATCCGCGCCTCGGTCGAGCGCGAATCAGCCGCTGCAGGCTGGGGCACTCCCCTGTTCTTCGAGACGACCGTCGACGACCTCGGTCAGCTCGCGACCCGCGAGGCGCTGGACGCGGGAGCGGATGCGGTGCTGGTCGCGGGCGGGGATGGCACCGTGCGCGCCGTCGCCGAGGCCCTGACGGGAACCGGCGTGCCCCTGACGATCGTGCCGTCGGGAACCGGAAACCTTCTCGCACGCAACCTGCAGCTGCCGCTGTCGCCGCCCGATGCGATGGTGACGGCGACGTTCTCGGGCGATCACGAAACGATCGACGTCGGGATGGCCGAGCTCCGGCGCGCCGACGGGTCCCGCCACGAGCACGCGTTCGTCGTCATGGGCGGCATGGGTATGGATGCCGCGATGATCGCGAACACGAACAGCGACCTGAAGAAGCGCCTGGGCTGGATCGCGTACGTCGACGGAGCTGCTCGGTCCCTCTGGACCGCGAAGCCATTCCGCATCCTGTATGAGGTATCGGGACAGCGGATGCGAACCGCGCGAGTCCAGAGCGTGCTGTTCGCGAACTGCGGGTCCCTGCCCGCTGGACTCACACTCATTCCCGAGGCCTCCGTCGCGGACGGCCAGTTGGATGTCGCCGTCATCCAACCGAAGGGGTTCTTCGGATGGTTCTTCGTCTGGCGGCGGGTCGCCTGGATCAACGGATTCCTGCGGCGGCGACTACACCGCACCCAGGCTCTGCTGAAGCTGCGCACCGCCGACAACGCCATCGTCTACTCCCGCGGCGCAACCGTCGAGATCATGCCCGAGGCAGCGCAGCCCGTGCAGCTGGACGGCGACGAGTTCGGTGAAGCAGTACGGATCGAGTGCCGCGTCGAACAGAAGGGTCTCGTCATCGCGATTCCCGCCGGCCACGACATCACCGGCACGTAGGCGACGGTATGACTGTGCACGTGCGCCCGGTTGAACGCGAGGACGAAGACGCGTGGAAGCGTCTCTACTCGGGCTATCGATCGTTCTACCTGCTGCCCGAGGACACGGACGCCGTGGCAACGACGTGGCTCTGGGTCAGAGACAGGCAACACGGATTCATCGGGCTCGTCGCCGTCGACGACAACGATCAACCGATTGCGCTGGCAAACCTGCGGTGGTTCGCTCGTCCGTCGACAGCAACCATGGGCCTGTATCTTGACGACCTCTTCACCGCGCCGGAGGCACGCGGACACGGCGCGGCATCCGCCCTGCTGCGGGACGCCGCGGAACGCGCCGCCGCGGAGGGCGCGAGCGTTGTGCGGTGGATTACCGCGGCAGACAACGCGTCAGCACGCTCGGTATATGACACCCACGCCACGGCTACCCCGTGGGTCACCTACGACATGAAGCCCGCGCGCAGATCGGTCACCCTTTCCTCCCCGACCGCGCCTCGACGAGCGCTGATGCGGACAGATCCGACTGCCCCGAGCAATGTCGGAGGCACCTGTCATCATTAGAACATGTCTTCGAATGTTGGTAGGGATGACCGGTCAATCGGGCCGGTGATCGGGTACACGGATGCCGACCTCGGCGCCCTGTGCCAGATCCTCTCCGACTTCGAGGATGTCGAGGCTCGGGCAGCACGCGAAGAAGTGGCACGCGTTCGCGTGCTCGCGCGCGCCGGACAGCTGGCGCGCAAACAGGCCGCCGGGCAGACAGCCACAGTGCGCGCGCACGACATGGCACTGCGGTCGATCGCGCTCGAGCTGGGAGCTGCCTCGCGCGTTAGTGACAGGTCAATGCAACGCCAGATCAATGACGCCGTTCAGCTTGTCGAGGATTACCCCACCCTGCTGGCGGCACGCGAGACCGCTGCGATCACCCGGCAGCATGTCCGTCTCGTCGTCGAAGCTGGCGCCCCTCTTCCGCTCGACATGCGCGCCGAGTTCGACCGGCTCGCCACCGAGCGATGCCTGACCGACTCGGCCAACCGGATTCGCGCCTCCGTCATGATCCTCGCCGAGCGCATGCACCCACGCACCACCCAGGAGCGCCACCAGGAAGCCCGCGAGGCGCGCACCGTGCGGATCAGGCCGTTGTCAGACGGAATGAGCGAGGTCTGCGCGCCGGTGCCGACGGTGATTGCTGTCGGCATCGACGACCGGCTGACCCAGATGGCACACGCGATCATCGATTCACGACCCGGTCCAGATTGCACCGAGGATGGGCTCGACGCTCGGGGCAACATCTTTACCGGCGATACCCGCACGATGGATCAGATCCGCGCCGATCTGTTCGCACAGCTGCTGCTCGCTGGCTCGCCTGTTGTCGACCCTGCCGCCGGAGACGGACCGGGCCCGCTCGGTGCGATCCGCGCGAAGGTGCAGGTCGTCGTTCCCGCGCTCGCCCTGACCGACACCGACACCGCAGGGCCCGCGGACCTCGTGGGCTACTCCCCCATCGATCCCGAAACGGCGCGAGAACTCGCCGCCGGCGCCACCTGGTGGGAGCGGCTGGTCACCCACCCCATCAGCGGCACGGTTCTAGCGGCCGATGGCTACGCGCGACCCGCGGCGCTGAACCGCTGGCTTCGGGCCCGGGATCAACACTGTCGGACGCTCGGATGCCGCATTCCGGCCATCCGCTGCGAGGTCGACCACAACGACGACTACGCCAAGGGCGGCAAGACCGAGCACGGGAATCTCTGCCATTTCTGTCAGCGACATCATTCGATGAAGCAGTTCACGGCCTGGCAGGTGCAGCAACTCGACGGCGGCATCCTTCAGTTCACCTCGCCCACGGGCCGGGTCTACGCCGACCATCCACCGCCCGTCTCCGTGCACTTCACGCCAGACGAGCCCGGTGAACCGGCACCTTTCTGACCCACCGGAATGGGATCGAGCTACCCGGCGTTGGATGGAACGATGTCCGACGCACCGCTTGCCCTCTCCATCCTCGACCTCGTCCCGGTTCGCACCGGCCAGACCAGCGCCCAGGCGATCACCGCATCGCTCGGGCTGGCCGACGCCGCCGACCGGCTGGGGTACCGGCGCTACTGGTTCGCCGAACACCACAACATGCCAGCTGTGGCGTCGACGACCCCTCCCGTCTTGGTCGCTGCGGCAGCGGCGCGCACGTCGCGCATCCGGCTCGGTTCGGGCGGTGTCATGCTCCCCAACCACTCGCCGCTCGTCGTCGCCGAACAGTTCGCCGCCCTCGAGGCGATCGCCCCCGGACGCATCGACCTCGGCATCGGTCGCGCTCCCGGCAGCGACCCGGTCATCACACAACTGCTGCGGCAGTCGGGCACCACGAGCGACGTCGAGCGCTTCCCCGACAACATCCGCGACATCCTCGCCCTGTCGTCCCCCGACGGCGCGAGCCTGCGATTCACTTCCGGCCAGGAGTACGCCGTTCACGCAACCCCCGCCGCGACCGCGTCCCCCGAACTCTGGCTGCTGGGCTCGAGCGACTACTCGGCGCAGCTGGCGGCATCCATGGGGCTTCCCTACGTCTTCGCGAACCACTTCTC
Protein-coding sequences here:
- the serS gene encoding serine--tRNA ligase — translated: MIDPVLLRENPELVKRSQEARGHSSETVDAALDADRERRAAITAFEELRAAQNAHGKRVAQAPKDEKAALVAEAKELSERVKQAQQRVTVAEEAADAALSRIENIVIDGVPAGGEANFVTLRTHGEVPTFDFTPRDHLEIGEILGAIDMERGTKVSGSRFYFLTGIGARLEIAIMNLALDRALQAGFTPVIPPTLVRPEVMRGTGFLGEHADEIYHLDDDDLYLVGTSEVPLAGYHMDEIIDFAKGPKRYAGWSTCYRREAGSYGKDTRGIIRVHQFNKLEMFVYTNLEDAEAEHLRLVEMQERMLQDLGLAYRVIDVAAGDLGSSAARKYDVEAWVPTQDAYRELTSTSNCTTFQARRLDIRHRPDGGKTQHVATLNGTLATTRWIVALLETHQREDGSVTVPEVLRPYLGGLEILEPVA
- a CDS encoding diacylglycerol/lipid kinase family protein; protein product: MTHASASDEEAASTNDPGTDSPVDSAGHEAQPGDTKRAALVYNPIKVDQDAIRASVERESAAAGWGTPLFFETTVDDLGQLATREALDAGADAVLVAGGDGTVRAVAEALTGTGVPLTIVPSGTGNLLARNLQLPLSPPDAMVTATFSGDHETIDVGMAELRRADGSRHEHAFVVMGGMGMDAAMIANTNSDLKKRLGWIAYVDGAARSLWTAKPFRILYEVSGQRMRTARVQSVLFANCGSLPAGLTLIPEASVADGQLDVAVIQPKGFFGWFFVWRRVAWINGFLRRRLHRTQALLKLRTADNAIVYSRGATVEIMPEAAQPVQLDGDEFGEAVRIECRVEQKGLVIAIPAGHDITGT
- a CDS encoding GNAT family N-acetyltransferase, whose amino-acid sequence is MRPVEREDEDAWKRLYSGYRSFYLLPEDTDAVATTWLWVRDRQHGFIGLVAVDDNDQPIALANLRWFARPSTATMGLYLDDLFTAPEARGHGAASALLRDAAERAAAEGASVVRWITAADNASARSVYDTHATATPWVTYDMKPARRSVTLSSPTAPRRALMRTDPTAPSNVGGTCHH
- a CDS encoding HNH endonuclease; protein product: MSSNVGRDDRSIGPVIGYTDADLGALCQILSDFEDVEARAAREEVARVRVLARAGQLARKQAAGQTATVRAHDMALRSIALELGAASRVSDRSMQRQINDAVQLVEDYPTLLAARETAAITRQHVRLVVEAGAPLPLDMRAEFDRLATERCLTDSANRIRASVMILAERMHPRTTQERHQEAREARTVRIRPLSDGMSEVCAPVPTVIAVGIDDRLTQMAHAIIDSRPGPDCTEDGLDARGNIFTGDTRTMDQIRADLFAQLLLAGSPVVDPAAGDGPGPLGAIRAKVQVVVPALALTDTDTAGPADLVGYSPIDPETARELAAGATWWERLVTHPISGTVLAADGYARPAALNRWLRARDQHCRTLGCRIPAIRCEVDHNDDYAKGGKTEHGNLCHFCQRHHSMKQFTAWQVQQLDGGILQFTSPTGRVYADHPPPVSVHFTPDEPGEPAPF
- a CDS encoding LLM class flavin-dependent oxidoreductase, with translation MSDAPLALSILDLVPVRTGQTSAQAITASLGLADAADRLGYRRYWFAEHHNMPAVASTTPPVLVAAAAARTSRIRLGSGGVMLPNHSPLVVAEQFAALEAIAPGRIDLGIGRAPGSDPVITQLLRQSGTTSDVERFPDNIRDILALSSPDGASLRFTSGQEYAVHATPAATASPELWLLGSSDYSAQLAASMGLPYVFANHFSGDGLERSLSLYRSQFRPAAEGDVPRTFLTANVVVGDTDADADALALPQLRMMARLRGGRPLTALETVEQAQAAEASDALAAPLASWAAERWFIGTADAVTERLRAVASRWEVDEVMISPVAAAHEADPMDAAPARLRTLERLAAAA